In Rubrivirga marina, the following are encoded in one genomic region:
- a CDS encoding FAD-binding oxidoreductase — protein MDAPPPGYLAATVERRLDVTDDLAVFWLRPPEPLAFRPGQYVTLAAPGDAGRPVKRAYSVVSAPHEALVELVVELVHDGALTPDLWRLRAGDVVWVRKKVVGQFLLDAERTRHVMACTVTGIAPFLSMIRAHAAARDAGAEVPDHRFLVVHGASRSVEHGPYRDELMLCAEGGWVTCVPTVSRPWEDPEWAGEVGRVEDVLRKHLDGLGWPAGEVAGYACGNPNMIETALGVLRRAGVDPAHLHEEKYFTVAEPAPEAVPAPPPAPSPSGRGPGSITLKAVPRTP, from the coding sequence ATGGACGCCCCGCCTCCCGGCTACCTCGCGGCGACCGTCGAGCGACGCCTCGACGTCACGGACGACCTCGCTGTCTTCTGGCTCCGTCCGCCGGAGCCGCTCGCGTTCCGGCCCGGCCAGTACGTCACGCTCGCCGCGCCGGGCGACGCCGGCCGGCCCGTCAAGCGGGCCTACTCCGTCGTCTCCGCACCGCACGAAGCCCTGGTCGAGCTCGTCGTCGAGCTCGTCCACGACGGGGCGCTGACGCCCGACCTGTGGCGGCTCCGCGCGGGCGACGTCGTGTGGGTCCGGAAGAAGGTCGTCGGGCAGTTCCTCCTCGACGCCGAGCGGACGCGCCATGTCATGGCGTGCACCGTGACCGGCATCGCCCCGTTCCTGTCGATGATCCGGGCCCACGCCGCCGCGCGCGATGCCGGTGCCGAGGTGCCCGACCACCGGTTCCTGGTCGTCCACGGCGCGAGCCGGTCGGTCGAGCACGGCCCGTACCGCGACGAGCTGATGCTGTGCGCCGAGGGCGGCTGGGTCACGTGTGTCCCGACCGTGAGCCGGCCGTGGGAGGACCCCGAGTGGGCGGGCGAGGTCGGCCGGGTCGAGGACGTCCTCCGCAAGCACCTCGACGGCCTCGGGTGGCCGGCGGGCGAGGTCGCCGGCTACGCCTGCGGCAACCCCAACATGATCGAGACCGCGCTCGGCGTCCTCCGCCGGGCGGGCGTCGATCCAGCGCACCTCCACGAGGAGAAATACTTCACCGTCGCCGAGCCCGCGCCCGAGGCGGTGCCCGCTCCGCCGCCGGCGCCCTCGCCGTCCGGGCGCGGACCGGGCTCGATCACGCTCAAGGCCGTGCCCCGCACGCCGTGA
- a CDS encoding endonuclease, whose amino-acid sequence MSGALGMSGRAWGRAATLGLWTVALAACGGDGAQTAGPFRDDGVSTAGSFDDSARLGTEADAPAAVDGGLFPGLGAEALAAAIDRDYSPTGTLGYTRARDVLYAHEQETTGTLCGVYSAYCVTLPPGDPSAEAMRLEINAEHVWPQSMGARTEPLKSDLHHLFPARQTVNSSRGNLPFGEIDDEDSDAWYLRDQSQSRPPDAERDAWAERGAGRFEPPEPKKGDVARAVFYVAAVYPELAEPSFFRAMEADLLTWNRLDPPDAGERARSAWVASLQGTENPFVLDPSLADRLWGGGGQTPTGGSQLGASAPPASAPRPGESRGPLRITEIHYDNAGEDAGEGVEVAGPPGTSLDGWRLVLYNGNGGRVYDEVALAGALPASGAVWADTPGLQNGSPDGVALVGPDGAVAELLSYEGAFEGTDGPAFGLRSMDLGAAEGPDTPRGQSLQRTAGGWRLAPATPGR is encoded by the coding sequence GTGAGCGGGGCACTCGGCATGAGCGGGAGGGCCTGGGGCCGGGCCGCGACCCTCGGCTTGTGGACCGTGGCGCTGGCCGCCTGCGGCGGTGACGGCGCCCAGACGGCCGGCCCCTTCCGCGACGACGGCGTCTCGACGGCCGGCTCGTTCGACGACTCGGCCCGCCTCGGCACCGAGGCGGACGCCCCCGCGGCGGTCGACGGCGGCCTCTTCCCCGGCCTCGGCGCCGAGGCGCTGGCGGCGGCGATCGACCGCGACTACTCCCCCACCGGGACGCTCGGCTACACGCGTGCCCGCGACGTCCTCTACGCGCACGAGCAGGAGACGACCGGCACGCTCTGTGGCGTCTACTCGGCCTACTGCGTGACGCTGCCCCCGGGCGACCCGTCGGCCGAGGCGATGCGGCTCGAGATCAACGCCGAGCACGTCTGGCCGCAGTCGATGGGCGCGCGCACCGAGCCGCTCAAGAGCGACCTCCACCACCTGTTTCCGGCCCGCCAGACCGTCAACTCGTCGCGTGGCAACCTCCCGTTCGGCGAGATCGACGACGAGGACTCCGACGCGTGGTACCTCCGCGACCAGAGCCAGTCGCGCCCGCCCGACGCCGAGCGCGACGCCTGGGCCGAGCGCGGCGCCGGCCGCTTCGAGCCGCCCGAACCGAAGAAAGGAGACGTGGCGAGGGCCGTGTTCTACGTCGCGGCCGTCTACCCCGAGCTCGCGGAGCCCAGCTTCTTCCGCGCCATGGAGGCCGACCTCTTGACCTGGAACCGCCTCGACCCGCCCGACGCCGGGGAGCGCGCCCGGAGCGCCTGGGTCGCCTCGCTCCAGGGAACGGAGAACCCGTTCGTCCTCGACCCGTCGCTGGCGGACCGGCTCTGGGGCGGGGGAGGGCAGACCCCGACCGGCGGATCCCAACTCGGTGCCTCGGCTCCCCCCGCCTCGGCGCCGAGGCCGGGCGAGTCGAGGGGTCCGCTCCGGATCACCGAGATCCACTACGACAACGCAGGCGAGGACGCCGGCGAAGGGGTTGAGGTGGCCGGCCCGCCCGGCACGTCGCTCGACGGCTGGCGGCTCGTCCTCTACAACGGGAACGGCGGACGGGTCTACGACGAGGTCGCGCTGGCCGGCGCCCTGCCCGCCTCGGGCGCGGTGTGGGCCGACACGCCCGGCCTCCAGAACGGCTCGCCCGACGGCGTCGCGCTCGTCGGGCCGGACGGCGCCGTCGCCGAGCTCCTCAGCTACGAGGGCGCGTTCGAGGGCACGGACGGCCCGGCCTTCGGCCTCCGCTCGATGGACCTCGGCGCGGCCGAAGGGCCGGACACGCCGCGCGGGCAGTCGCTCCAGCGGACCGCCGGCGGCTGGCGGCTCGCCCCGGCGACGCCCGGCCGCTGA
- a CDS encoding M16 family metallopeptidase — translation MRRLLLALLFAPLAALAQPAISVDYERFRLDNGLDVILHRDASVPTVTVNTWYHVGSGREQPGRTGFAHLFEHLMFEGSGHVPEGAIDTWLEEAGGGANGSTTRDRTNYTTDAAANGLELALYLDADRMASLLDAMSPESVDGQRDVVKNERRQSYENRPYGMAFSVLGQTLYPPGHPYHWPTIGAMEDLTAASYQDVVDFFRTYYTPNNASLVVAGDIDLEQTRQWVEAWYGAIPRGPEPPLQPIATPTLERERRLVLEDAVQLPRLYLAWHSPARFAPADAAMEALAGVLAGGKNRRLYKRLVYDLEIAQDVSAFQSGDLHSGEFYVIATARPGVDLDEIEAVIAEEIARLQAEAPDGRELQRVVNGVEAGFLDALETIDGFAGKADQLNSYLFFTGTPDYFEEDLARFRALAPRDLSDAALTFLTDARVALSIVPEGAAALALDCSETAVPLF, via the coding sequence ATGCGCCGATTGCTCCTTGCCCTTCTCTTCGCCCCGCTAGCGGCTCTCGCCCAGCCGGCGATCTCCGTCGACTACGAGCGGTTCCGGCTCGACAACGGGCTCGACGTGATCCTCCACCGCGACGCCTCCGTCCCGACGGTCACCGTCAACACGTGGTACCACGTCGGGAGCGGGCGCGAGCAGCCGGGGCGGACGGGCTTCGCCCACCTTTTCGAGCACCTCATGTTCGAGGGCTCCGGCCACGTCCCGGAAGGCGCGATCGACACGTGGCTCGAAGAGGCCGGCGGCGGCGCCAACGGATCGACCACGCGCGACCGGACGAACTACACGACCGACGCCGCCGCGAACGGCCTCGAACTGGCGCTCTACCTCGACGCCGACCGGATGGCCTCGCTCCTCGACGCCATGTCGCCCGAGAGCGTCGACGGCCAGCGCGACGTGGTCAAGAACGAGCGGCGCCAGAGCTACGAGAACCGCCCCTACGGGATGGCCTTCTCCGTCCTCGGCCAGACGCTCTACCCGCCCGGCCACCCCTACCACTGGCCCACAATCGGCGCGATGGAGGACCTGACGGCGGCGAGCTACCAGGACGTCGTCGACTTTTTCCGGACCTACTACACGCCGAACAACGCGAGCCTCGTCGTCGCCGGCGACATCGATCTCGAGCAAACGCGCCAGTGGGTCGAGGCGTGGTACGGGGCGATCCCGCGCGGCCCGGAGCCGCCGCTCCAGCCCATCGCCACGCCGACGCTGGAGCGAGAGCGCCGGCTCGTGCTGGAGGACGCCGTCCAACTCCCACGCCTCTACCTCGCGTGGCACAGCCCGGCCCGCTTCGCGCCCGCCGACGCGGCGATGGAGGCGCTCGCGGGCGTGCTCGCGGGCGGCAAGAACAGGCGGCTCTACAAACGGCTCGTCTACGACCTTGAGATCGCGCAGGACGTCTCGGCGTTCCAGAGCGGTGACCTCCACTCGGGCGAGTTCTACGTCATCGCCACGGCCCGTCCGGGCGTCGACCTCGACGAGATCGAGGCCGTCATCGCCGAGGAGATCGCCCGGCTCCAGGCTGAGGCGCCGGACGGCCGCGAGCTTCAGCGGGTCGTGAACGGCGTCGAGGCCGGCTTCCTCGACGCCCTCGAAACCATCGACGGCTTCGCCGGGAAGGCCGACCAGCTCAACAGCTACCTCTTCTTCACCGGCACGCCGGACTACTTCGAGGAGGACCTCGCCCGGTTCCGCGCGCTCGCCCCACGCGACCTCTCGGATGCTGCGTTGACGTTCCTGACGGACGCCCGCGTCGCGCTCTCCATCGTGCCGGAGGGGGCGGCGGCTCTCGCCCTCGACTGCTCCGAGACCGCCGTCCCGCTCTTCTAG
- a CDS encoding M16 family metallopeptidase, whose protein sequence is MRALLLALLLAGPAVAQPAAPNWDTRPALAEAPAFAPPLPAGHSLSNGLPVLFVQKPGVPLAQINLLVKTGSVDDGDLDGLADFAADMMDEGAGEYSALDLADAVDFLGISLGTGAGLHSLSVQLHAPLSKLDEGLALMADVALRPTFPEADLERVRTSRITALEQRRDEPRAVAGVALAQALYGDDHPYGRLGLGEPATVTAISRADLVAFHERVLRPGNAALVVVGAVDWAGLQPKLEAAFGAAAWPAAEAVPGVTVPDAPQVGPRSVTLIDKPGAAQSVVRIGRIGAARSTPDYYALEVLNTILGGSFTSRLNQNLRERNGYAYGARSTFEYRPAAGPFIAYADVQTDVTAPALAEFFNEFEAIAEDVPSSELAKARDYLALSFPEPFATVSGTAAMVGSLWLYGLPPDTYAEYTTGVQAVTASDLARVAHEYVDPERVDVIVVGDRAAIEADVRALDLGPVTTLTIADVLGPAAE, encoded by the coding sequence ATGCGCGCTCTCCTCCTCGCTCTCCTCCTGGCCGGCCCCGCCGTCGCGCAGCCGGCGGCACCCAACTGGGACACGCGCCCGGCGCTTGCCGAGGCGCCCGCCTTCGCCCCGCCCCTGCCCGCCGGGCACTCGCTCTCGAACGGCCTGCCGGTCCTGTTCGTCCAGAAGCCCGGCGTCCCGCTCGCCCAGATCAACCTCCTCGTCAAGACCGGCTCCGTCGACGACGGCGACCTCGACGGGCTGGCCGACTTCGCCGCCGACATGATGGACGAGGGAGCCGGCGAGTACTCGGCCCTCGACCTGGCCGACGCCGTCGACTTCCTCGGCATCAGCCTGGGCACGGGCGCCGGGCTCCACAGCCTGAGCGTCCAGCTCCACGCGCCGCTCTCGAAGCTGGACGAGGGCCTCGCGCTGATGGCCGACGTGGCCCTCCGCCCGACGTTCCCCGAGGCCGACCTGGAGCGCGTCCGCACGAGCCGAATCACGGCGCTCGAGCAGCGGCGCGACGAGCCGCGCGCCGTGGCGGGCGTCGCTCTCGCGCAGGCGCTCTACGGCGACGACCACCCGTACGGCCGCCTCGGACTAGGCGAGCCCGCGACCGTCACCGCGATCTCGCGAGCCGATCTCGTCGCGTTCCACGAACGCGTGCTCCGGCCAGGCAACGCTGCGCTCGTGGTCGTCGGCGCGGTCGACTGGGCGGGGCTCCAGCCGAAGCTGGAGGCCGCGTTCGGCGCCGCGGCGTGGCCAGCGGCCGAGGCCGTGCCGGGCGTGACGGTGCCAGACGCGCCCCAGGTCGGCCCGCGGTCCGTGACGCTCATCGACAAGCCCGGCGCGGCACAGTCCGTCGTCCGAATTGGGCGGATCGGCGCGGCGCGGTCGACGCCCGACTACTACGCGCTGGAGGTCCTCAACACGATCCTCGGGGGGAGCTTCACGAGCCGGCTCAACCAGAACCTTCGCGAGCGGAACGGCTACGCCTACGGTGCCCGTTCGACGTTCGAGTACCGCCCGGCCGCCGGCCCCTTCATCGCCTATGCCGACGTCCAAACCGACGTGACCGCGCCGGCGCTGGCGGAGTTCTTCAACGAGTTCGAGGCCATCGCTGAGGACGTGCCCTCTAGCGAGCTGGCGAAGGCGCGCGACTACCTCGCGCTGTCGTTCCCGGAGCCGTTCGCGACGGTCTCGGGGACGGCGGCCATGGTCGGGAGCCTCTGGCTCTACGGCCTCCCGCCTGACACGTACGCCGAGTACACCACGGGCGTCCAAGCCGTGACCGCGAGCGACCTCGCCCGCGTCGCCCACGAGTACGTCGACCCCGAGCGCGTCGACGTCATCGTCGTCGGCGACCGCGCGGCCATCGAGGCCGACGTTCGGGCCCTCGACCTCGGCCCGGTCACAACGCTGACGATCGCGGACGTGCTCGGCCCGGCCGCCGAGTAG
- a CDS encoding response regulator, whose product MPRILWADDEIDLLKPHVLFLEAKGYAVDTVSNGADAVDRVKAGGGYDVVFLDEQMPGLGGLDALQEIKGARPETPVVMITKSEEEHIMEDAIGRQIADYLIKPVNPKQILLSVKKILQGAQIRGEAVQRDYLQGFGQLSARIGGDLDATEWTEVYEQLVRHDLDLEGADEGVRQILDDQYREANDRFAGFVEDRYPRWIEEARAGEKPRRDRPTLSHELLPSKVLPHLGDVGKKPERPVVFLLVDCMRYDQWLLFERHLHGLYDVERDWHFGLLPTATPFSRNAIFGGMLPIDLAKRFQSYTVDERQDESSLNAHEDEYLQDLLDRKHRGDVRLRYDKLISQADGVSFADRVADYLQHDLSAVVVNFVDILAHSRSDTKILKEIAPDVPAYRALTGAWFEHSWLLAALQEFARHDCTIVVSTDHGAVRALHPTKVIGDRETSTSLRYKHGRNLKVDGDDAIFVKEPETYGLPRLGINENYIFAKGDSYFVYPTNYNRYVNQYRDTFQHGGVTMEECLLPVVTLRPKG is encoded by the coding sequence ATGCCCCGCATCCTCTGGGCCGACGACGAGATCGACCTCCTCAAGCCCCACGTCCTCTTCCTCGAAGCCAAGGGCTACGCCGTCGATACGGTGTCGAACGGCGCCGACGCCGTCGACCGTGTGAAGGCGGGCGGCGGGTACGACGTCGTCTTTCTCGACGAGCAGATGCCCGGCCTCGGCGGGCTCGACGCGCTCCAGGAGATCAAGGGGGCCCGCCCCGAAACGCCCGTCGTGATGATCACGAAGAGCGAGGAGGAGCACATCATGGAGGACGCGATCGGCCGCCAGATCGCCGACTACCTCATCAAGCCGGTCAACCCGAAGCAGATCCTGCTCTCGGTCAAGAAGATCCTCCAGGGCGCCCAGATCCGCGGCGAGGCCGTCCAGCGCGACTACCTCCAGGGCTTCGGCCAGCTCTCCGCCCGGATCGGCGGCGACCTCGACGCGACCGAGTGGACCGAGGTCTACGAGCAGCTCGTCCGCCACGACCTCGACCTCGAAGGCGCCGACGAGGGCGTCCGCCAGATCCTCGATGACCAGTACCGCGAGGCCAACGACCGCTTCGCCGGGTTCGTCGAGGACCGCTACCCGCGCTGGATCGAGGAGGCCCGCGCCGGCGAGAAGCCGCGCCGCGACCGACCGACGCTGAGCCACGAGCTGCTCCCGAGCAAGGTTCTCCCCCACCTCGGCGACGTCGGCAAGAAGCCCGAGCGGCCCGTCGTGTTCTTGCTGGTCGACTGCATGCGGTACGACCAGTGGCTCCTCTTCGAGCGCCACCTCCACGGGCTCTACGACGTCGAGCGCGACTGGCACTTCGGGCTGCTCCCGACGGCCACGCCGTTCTCGCGCAACGCCATCTTCGGCGGGATGCTCCCCATCGACCTCGCCAAGCGGTTCCAGAGCTACACCGTCGACGAGCGCCAGGACGAGTCGTCGCTCAACGCGCACGAGGACGAGTACCTCCAAGACCTCCTCGACCGGAAGCACCGCGGCGACGTCCGCCTCCGCTACGACAAGCTCATCAGCCAGGCCGACGGCGTGTCTTTCGCCGACCGCGTGGCGGACTACCTCCAGCACGACCTCTCGGCCGTCGTCGTCAACTTCGTCGACATCCTGGCCCACTCGCGGAGCGACACGAAGATCCTCAAGGAGATCGCGCCGGACGTGCCGGCCTACCGCGCGCTCACGGGCGCGTGGTTCGAGCACAGCTGGCTGCTGGCGGCGCTCCAGGAGTTCGCCCGCCACGACTGCACGATCGTCGTGAGCACCGACCACGGCGCCGTCCGCGCGCTCCACCCCACGAAGGTGATCGGCGACCGCGAGACGTCCACGAGCCTCCGCTACAAGCACGGCCGGAACCTCAAGGTCGACGGCGACGACGCCATCTTCGTCAAGGAGCCGGAGACCTACGGCCTGCCGCGGCTGGGCATCAACGAGAACTACATCTTCGCCAAGGGCGACTCGTACTTCGTCTACCCGACGAACTACAACCGGTACGTGAACCAGTACCGCGACACGTTCCAGCACGGCGGCGTGACGATGGAGGAGTGCCTCCTCCCAGTGGTCACGCTCCGGCCGAAGGGCTGA
- a CDS encoding S8 family peptidase yields MDSRYAGALRALFLPLLVLLLAGGARAQAVLGPSLQDALSDALVTERLQVIVTFDGDGPLTALQRTRLASVGVVGVTMESLPIAGVLATPAQVGLIAGLPGVRSVWHNDRLDYENDGATALTGVDRLRTDPDLRTALGLPFSGKGIGVLINDSGVDGTHPDIQFPNHVVQNVSAQINLNSLSSLLPVTHVENNPNTDVGGGHGTHVAGIIGGTGAQSAGRFEGVAPGADLIGYGSGAALFILDTIGGFDYALTHQFEYNIRVVSNSFGNTGDVGTDFNPDDPTNVATKALADRGVVVVFSAGNSGPGESTITGNFKKAPWVVMVGAGDDLGALADFSSRGLAGNGGTVTVDGETYEWADRPTVTAPGVDIISTRASLGDGTPETSLPPGQAPFYTSLSGTSMSCPHVSGIVALMLEADPTLDVYDVRRILETTATNMPGREIWETGAGYVNAYAAVAHVLGQPAGARATVNGFRTFDANALLVDGPSFEASVFFSPVGEPETVTFEVGENVALVKARATVPENTVAIVLTSPSGTRYGSGITLPVLGEIAAVVAPGEAGTWTYSVSGIGGVSGQDVDPLGVTNGYAVPGTVDATISLVLTGGFSGINDLVGHPARAFVEAAVLDRLADGDSPTRFFPNRALVRGELAEYLVMGAGVRQPVPGDVPAFGDVAADLRPFAAAVAAQGAALKDQAGQAAGLVRLDGGAFAPETRVRREELAYSLVAALGLHGVAADYEGAVFATFNGERIALGDVNAIAPGLRGYVQLALDAGLMNAQFAVEQGPFDLEPTITATFSPRKAVTRAEYAAAAVRLFGIYDAADPAAYEPAGESLLGTPALATAADETLELEGAAPNPVAGRARIAFSTRGGAARLAVYDVLGREVAVLVDGEVPAGRQTASFDAAGLAAGAYVYRLTAGAESRTGRLTVAR; encoded by the coding sequence ATGGACTCCCGATACGCCGGCGCACTCCGCGCCCTGTTCCTCCCCCTCCTCGTCCTCCTCCTCGCCGGGGGCGCCCGCGCGCAGGCCGTGCTCGGCCCATCGCTTCAGGACGCCCTCTCCGACGCGCTCGTGACCGAGCGGCTCCAAGTCATCGTCACGTTCGACGGCGACGGCCCCCTCACAGCGCTCCAGCGCACGCGCCTCGCCAGCGTCGGCGTGGTCGGCGTAACGATGGAGAGCTTGCCCATCGCCGGCGTCCTGGCGACGCCGGCGCAGGTCGGGCTCATCGCAGGCCTCCCGGGCGTCCGATCGGTGTGGCACAACGACCGGCTCGACTACGAGAACGACGGGGCCACCGCGCTTACCGGCGTCGACCGGCTCCGGACCGACCCCGACCTCCGGACCGCGCTTGGCCTCCCGTTCTCGGGCAAGGGCATTGGCGTGCTCATCAACGACTCGGGCGTCGACGGGACGCACCCGGACATCCAGTTCCCGAACCACGTCGTCCAGAACGTCTCGGCCCAGATCAACCTCAACTCGCTCTCGTCGCTCCTCCCGGTGACCCACGTCGAGAACAACCCGAACACCGACGTCGGCGGCGGGCACGGGACGCACGTCGCCGGCATCATCGGCGGGACGGGCGCGCAGAGCGCCGGCCGGTTCGAGGGCGTCGCCCCCGGCGCCGACCTCATCGGCTACGGCTCGGGCGCCGCGCTCTTCATCCTCGACACGATCGGCGGGTTCGACTACGCCCTGACCCACCAGTTCGAGTACAACATCCGCGTCGTGTCGAACTCGTTCGGCAACACCGGCGACGTCGGGACCGACTTCAACCCCGACGACCCGACGAACGTCGCGACGAAGGCGCTCGCCGACCGCGGCGTGGTCGTCGTGTTCTCGGCCGGCAACTCGGGCCCGGGCGAGAGCACGATCACGGGCAACTTCAAGAAGGCCCCGTGGGTCGTGATGGTCGGCGCTGGCGACGACCTCGGCGCGCTCGCCGACTTCTCCAGCCGCGGCCTCGCGGGCAACGGCGGGACGGTCACCGTCGACGGCGAGACCTACGAGTGGGCCGACCGGCCGACGGTCACGGCGCCGGGCGTCGACATCATCTCGACGCGGGCCTCGCTCGGCGACGGGACGCCCGAGACGAGCCTCCCGCCGGGTCAGGCCCCGTTCTACACGTCGCTCAGCGGGACGTCGATGTCGTGCCCCCACGTCTCCGGCATCGTCGCGCTGATGCTCGAGGCCGACCCGACGCTCGACGTCTACGACGTCCGCCGGATCCTCGAGACGACGGCGACGAACATGCCGGGCCGCGAGATCTGGGAGACCGGCGCCGGCTACGTCAACGCGTACGCCGCCGTGGCCCACGTGCTCGGCCAGCCGGCCGGCGCGCGCGCCACGGTCAACGGCTTCCGGACGTTCGACGCGAACGCGCTCCTCGTCGACGGCCCGTCGTTCGAAGCCTCGGTGTTCTTCTCGCCCGTCGGTGAGCCGGAGACGGTGACGTTCGAGGTGGGCGAGAACGTGGCGCTCGTGAAGGCCCGCGCGACCGTCCCCGAGAACACGGTCGCCATCGTGCTCACGTCGCCCTCCGGCACGCGCTACGGCTCGGGCATCACGCTCCCGGTCCTCGGTGAGATCGCGGCCGTCGTGGCGCCGGGCGAGGCCGGCACCTGGACGTACTCCGTGAGCGGCATCGGCGGCGTCTCCGGCCAGGACGTCGACCCGCTCGGCGTGACGAACGGCTACGCTGTGCCGGGCACGGTCGACGCGACCATCTCACTCGTCCTGACCGGCGGGTTCTCGGGGATCAACGACCTCGTGGGCCACCCGGCCCGGGCGTTCGTCGAGGCCGCCGTGCTCGACCGGCTCGCCGACGGCGACTCGCCGACCCGCTTCTTCCCAAACCGCGCGCTCGTCCGCGGCGAGCTAGCGGAGTACCTCGTGATGGGCGCCGGCGTCCGCCAGCCCGTCCCCGGCGACGTGCCGGCCTTCGGCGACGTCGCGGCCGACCTCCGGCCGTTCGCCGCGGCCGTCGCCGCGCAGGGCGCCGCGCTCAAGGACCAGGCCGGCCAGGCGGCCGGGCTCGTCCGCCTCGACGGCGGCGCGTTCGCCCCCGAGACCCGCGTCCGCCGTGAGGAACTGGCCTACAGCCTCGTCGCCGCGCTCGGCCTCCACGGCGTCGCGGCCGACTACGAGGGCGCCGTGTTCGCCACGTTCAACGGCGAGCGGATCGCGCTCGGCGACGTCAACGCCATCGCGCCGGGCCTTCGCGGCTACGTCCAGCTCGCGCTCGACGCCGGCCTGATGAACGCCCAGTTCGCCGTCGAGCAGGGCCCGTTCGACCTCGAGCCGACGATCACGGCCACGTTCTCGCCCCGTAAGGCGGTGACGCGCGCCGAGTACGCCGCCGCGGCCGTCCGCCTGTTCGGCATCTACGACGCCGCGGACCCCGCCGCGTACGAGCCGGCCGGCGAGAGCCTGCTCGGCACGCCCGCGCTGGCGACGGCGGCCGACGAGACCCTCGAACTCGAAGGCGCCGCGCCGAACCCGGTCGCCGGACGCGCGCGCATCGCGTTCTCGACGCGGGGCGGCGCGGCGCGGCTCGCGGTCTACGACGTGCTCGGCCGCGAGGTCGCCGTCCTCGTCGACGGCGAGGTCCCGGCCGGCCGCCAGACGGCGTCGTTCGACGCCGCGGGCCTCGCCGCGGGCGCCTACGTCTACCGCCTCACGGCCGGCGCCGAGAGCCGGACCGGGCGCCTGACGGTCGCCCGCTAG
- a CDS encoding DUF2391 domain-containing protein, with product MSKSPPETPADAAAVDAAAPAALHVPDVVVGWVQAGPLDDTQRDAFNRARALVREALQRELPGFAWSFPFLRRRDLGTGGAEAEPVDLLDAGVTERRVAGWDFALVVTATDLRARFRPFALATPAQALDTAALSMARIDPGVRDSGMTDAERTERMGHRLAALALHAFGHLNGLDHELREDAVMHAPRSPSDLDLSSLSFTEPNRSEIEAELHDVADPRMEEETAFERLSDAAFVVKAVLLNWADIADTVVQIRPWRFPFQLSKLTTAAFSTLVVLVMTAEAWDLGTRQPLALVGALSAVAIVGTSAYLVRKQGLLARRHGQARTEQQVVQAVSILLALGLGMSTTWGLLFGTTLVLRTLFFDAPILDGWAASLGHPVGHDDVLAFAGFVAALGLGVGALGGSFEDQTYFRHVAYVDEET from the coding sequence ATGAGCAAGAGCCCCCCCGAAACGCCCGCGGACGCAGCGGCGGTCGACGCGGCGGCACCGGCCGCACTGCACGTGCCCGACGTCGTCGTGGGGTGGGTCCAGGCCGGGCCACTCGACGACACGCAGCGCGACGCGTTCAACCGGGCCCGCGCGCTCGTCCGCGAGGCGCTCCAGCGCGAGCTCCCCGGGTTCGCGTGGTCGTTCCCGTTCCTCCGCCGCCGCGACCTCGGGACGGGCGGCGCCGAGGCTGAGCCGGTCGACCTCCTCGACGCGGGCGTCACGGAGCGTCGCGTGGCCGGATGGGACTTCGCGCTCGTCGTGACCGCCACCGACCTCCGCGCCCGGTTCCGCCCGTTCGCCCTCGCGACGCCGGCGCAGGCGCTCGACACGGCCGCCCTTTCGATGGCCCGCATCGACCCGGGCGTCCGCGATTCCGGCATGACCGACGCCGAGCGCACCGAGCGGATGGGCCACCGGCTGGCCGCCCTCGCGCTCCACGCTTTCGGCCACCTCAACGGGCTCGACCACGAACTCCGCGAGGACGCCGTCATGCACGCGCCGCGCTCGCCGTCGGACCTCGACCTCTCGTCGCTCTCGTTCACCGAGCCCAACCGGTCCGAGATCGAGGCCGAGCTCCACGACGTGGCCGACCCCCGGATGGAAGAGGAGACGGCGTTCGAGCGGCTCAGTGACGCCGCCTTCGTCGTGAAGGCCGTCCTCCTCAACTGGGCCGACATCGCCGACACGGTCGTCCAGATCCGGCCCTGGCGGTTCCCGTTCCAGCTCTCGAAGCTCACGACGGCCGCGTTCTCGACGCTCGTCGTGCTCGTGATGACGGCCGAGGCGTGGGACCTCGGGACGCGCCAGCCGCTCGCGCTCGTCGGCGCCCTCTCCGCCGTCGCGATCGTCGGGACGAGCGCGTACCTCGTCCGCAAACAGGGACTCCTCGCCCGCCGTCATGGCCAGGCGCGGACCGAGCAGCAGGTGGTCCAGGCCGTCTCGATCCTCCTCGCGCTCGGCCTCGGCATGAGCACGACGTGGGGCCTCCTCTTCGGCACGACGCTCGTCCTGCGGACCCTCTTCTTCGACGCTCCGATCCTCGACGGCTGGGCCGCCTCGCTGGGGCACCCGGTCGGGCACGACGACGTGCTCGCGTTCGCCGGCTTCGTCGCCGCGCTCGGCCTCGGCGTCGGCGCGCTCGGCGGCAGCTTCGAGGACCAGACGTACTTCCGCCACGTGGCCTACGTGGACGAGGAGACGTGA